The Terracoccus luteus genome includes a region encoding these proteins:
- a CDS encoding glycosyltransferase, translating to MTAVDTPTTTTGWLLSVLILVGALPMLCAVWQFVLVSLHGRRSHYDRADPAHLPRVAVLVPAWNEAAVLDFSVDRMMALDYPPDRLRLVVVDDASTDGTPELLADKGARHPGRLLVLRRAQGGQGKAHTLNHGLAALLDDDWAQAVLITDADVVFAPDAIARLARHLADPEVGAVTAFIREASQPPNWMSRYIGYEYATAQLAARRAQNVVGAQACLAGGAQLLSRENLEALGGRIDTETLAEDTVTTLLTQLRGRRVVFDPHAQCYAEEPASVTGLWKQRLRWSRGNLQVSRRFRSVFFRPSRTHHLGNVWFGLQWYATLLLPAFMVLASTALVVLWLLDAGDAHLLFRAYWSASAFAFVLTTTYTLLLDRGVARRSWRQAVAFPGLVNLAILAWVLVPGPMHALVRGVAEGTGLGWTEQSRSLLALTAYVWGAGCMLAAWAVYRLDRWRLTRPLVPALVLLVGFGPLLCAITFAAYVAQARGKATTWDKTEKTGKVAVS from the coding sequence GCGGTCGCACTACGACCGGGCCGACCCCGCCCACCTGCCCCGGGTGGCGGTGCTGGTCCCCGCCTGGAACGAGGCGGCGGTGCTCGACTTCTCGGTCGACCGGATGATGGCCCTCGACTACCCGCCCGACCGGCTGCGGCTCGTCGTCGTCGACGACGCGAGCACCGACGGCACCCCTGAGCTGTTGGCCGACAAGGGCGCCCGTCATCCCGGGCGCCTGCTCGTGCTCCGTCGCGCGCAGGGCGGTCAGGGCAAGGCCCACACCCTCAACCACGGGCTGGCCGCCCTGCTCGACGACGACTGGGCGCAGGCGGTGCTCATCACCGACGCCGACGTCGTCTTCGCCCCCGACGCGATCGCCCGGCTCGCCCGCCATCTCGCCGACCCCGAGGTCGGCGCCGTGACCGCGTTCATCCGCGAGGCGAGCCAGCCGCCGAACTGGATGAGCCGCTACATCGGCTACGAGTACGCGACGGCCCAGCTGGCGGCCCGGCGCGCGCAGAACGTCGTCGGCGCGCAGGCCTGCCTCGCCGGTGGTGCGCAGCTGCTCAGCCGCGAGAACCTCGAGGCCCTCGGTGGCCGGATCGACACCGAGACGCTGGCCGAGGACACCGTCACGACCCTGCTCACCCAGCTGCGCGGCCGCCGCGTCGTCTTCGACCCCCACGCCCAGTGCTACGCCGAGGAGCCCGCGAGCGTCACCGGGCTGTGGAAGCAGCGCCTGCGCTGGTCGCGCGGGAACCTGCAGGTGAGCCGGCGGTTCCGCTCGGTCTTCTTCCGCCCCAGCCGGACTCACCACCTCGGCAACGTCTGGTTCGGCCTCCAGTGGTACGCCACGCTGCTGCTGCCCGCCTTCATGGTGCTCGCCTCGACCGCCCTCGTCGTGCTGTGGCTGCTCGACGCCGGCGACGCCCACCTGCTCTTCCGCGCCTACTGGAGCGCGAGCGCCTTCGCCTTCGTGCTGACGACCACCTACACCCTGCTGCTCGACCGCGGCGTGGCCCGCCGCAGCTGGCGCCAGGCCGTCGCCTTCCCCGGTCTCGTCAACCTCGCGATCCTCGCGTGGGTGCTCGTGCCGGGGCCGATGCACGCCCTCGTGAGGGGCGTCGCCGAGGGGACCGGCCTCGGCTGGACCGAGCAGTCGCGCAGCCTCCTGGCCCTCACCGCCTACGTCTGGGGCGCCGGTTGCATGCTCGCCGCCTGGGCGGTCTACCGGCTCGACCGGTGGCGCTTGACCCGCCCGCTCGTCCCGGCCCTCGTGCTCCTCGTCGGCTTCGGCCCCCTGCTGTGTGCCATCACGTTCGCCGCCTACGTCGCCCAGGCGCGCGGCAAGGCGACGACGTGGGACAAGACCGAGAAGACCGGGAAGGTGGCGGTGTCGTGA